One window from the genome of Rhodopseudomonas sp. P2A-2r encodes:
- a CDS encoding MmgE/PrpD family protein, producing MTSVLETIAAWSRSAGAFPPRARKRAVEAIADTVGCMVAGGDDFSTQAVRRAVAPQISTSGESPVIGGGRAPAATAALVNGTAAHALDYDDNFHPAISHASAVMVPALLAAAAPLNISGAALVDAYIVGLEAQAAVGIGVNPSHYTLGWHSTSTCGAIGTAAGVSRLLGLDAAATARAMSMAVSSAAGVKGQFGTPAKPFHAGMAARNAVEAVAFGNAGLSGRLDILEAPQGFRALFGGPDAVGWDGLALGQPLAIEGHGVIPKRHPCCGSTHYVVDMVLDLRAQHGFTADDVASLECLVGIANARNLSYAEPQDEMQARFSMHYCVALALVQDRIGLADFTLANIARSEIRKLLPLTTMTARSREEELAGGRLPHETVIRLKNGTEFKATRLHAKGSIADPFDDNDRAAKFTDCCVWLGSTATAELYGALTHLDQQANLAFLAPVFA from the coding sequence ATGACCAGCGTCCTCGAAACCATAGCGGCATGGAGCCGTTCGGCCGGCGCATTTCCGCCGCGCGCCCGCAAGCGCGCCGTTGAGGCCATCGCCGACACCGTCGGCTGCATGGTCGCCGGTGGCGACGATTTTTCGACGCAAGCCGTGCGCCGCGCTGTTGCGCCGCAGATCTCAACGTCCGGCGAAAGCCCGGTGATCGGCGGCGGCCGCGCACCGGCCGCGACCGCGGCGCTGGTGAACGGCACCGCCGCCCACGCCCTCGATTATGACGACAACTTTCATCCGGCCATCAGCCACGCCTCGGCGGTGATGGTGCCGGCGCTGCTGGCTGCCGCTGCGCCGTTGAACATCAGCGGAGCGGCGCTGGTCGATGCCTACATTGTCGGCCTCGAGGCACAGGCCGCCGTCGGCATCGGCGTCAATCCCTCGCACTACACGCTCGGCTGGCATTCGACGTCGACCTGCGGCGCCATCGGCACTGCGGCAGGCGTATCGCGGCTGCTGGGGCTCGACGCCGCCGCAACCGCGCGCGCCATGAGCATGGCGGTGAGTTCGGCGGCGGGGGTCAAGGGCCAGTTCGGCACGCCGGCAAAACCGTTCCACGCCGGCATGGCCGCGCGCAACGCGGTCGAGGCCGTCGCGTTCGGCAATGCCGGTCTGAGCGGGCGCCTCGACATCCTCGAAGCGCCGCAAGGTTTTCGCGCCCTGTTCGGCGGCCCCGATGCCGTCGGCTGGGACGGCTTGGCGCTGGGCCAGCCATTGGCCATCGAAGGCCACGGCGTCATCCCGAAGCGGCACCCGTGCTGCGGCTCGACGCATTATGTCGTCGACATGGTGCTCGACTTAAGGGCGCAACACGGCTTTACGGCCGATGACGTCGCTTCGCTCGAATGCCTCGTCGGCATCGCCAATGCGCGCAACCTGAGTTACGCCGAACCGCAGGACGAGATGCAGGCGCGCTTTTCGATGCACTATTGCGTGGCCCTGGCGCTGGTGCAGGACCGCATCGGGCTGGCCGATTTCACGCTTGCGAACATTGCCCGGTCCGAAATCCGGAAGCTGCTGCCGCTCACCACCATGACCGCGCGCAGCCGCGAGGAAGAACTGGCCGGCGGGCGGCTGCCGCACGAGACGGTGATCCGGCTGAAGAACGGCACCGAGTTCAAGGCCACACGTCTGCACGCCAAAGGCAGCATCGCAGATCCTTTCGACGACAACGACCGCGCCGCTAAATTCACCGATTGCTGCGTCTGGCTCGGCAGCACGGCGACCGCGGAATTGTACGGCGCGCTCACCCATCTGGACCAGCAGGCCAATCTCGCCTTCCTGGCTCCGGTGTTCGCCTGA
- a CDS encoding serine hydrolase domain-containing protein: MSPRPDEGSSAVTHFPVDESRESWPSPGWTMIDDLAAAGWSLERLSDAFQYAGTIATDAVMIVQNGREVASWGDITRRYNCHSMRKSFLSALMGPYVEDGTIDLSLTLAALDIDDVEGLTAVEKQATVYDLLTARSGIYHPAGYETPWMRSIKPLRHSQAPGTEWCYSNWDFNALGTIFTQLTGRDIHEAFRDRIAQPLGMEDFRHDDVRKDGWLVPDACSRHPAYPFAMSSRDLARFGLMFLRDGRWGPRQVIPADWVATSLLPYSDAGARGAYGYMWWLARAGTGFPGVVQPEGSFSAQGAGGHVLVMIPPLDLVIVHRVDTAVPGRAVDLFQFGKLLRLILDARRAVVPR; encoded by the coding sequence ATGTCACCGCGTCCTGACGAGGGCTCCTCCGCGGTCACCCATTTCCCCGTCGACGAGTCCCGCGAGAGCTGGCCGTCGCCGGGCTGGACGATGATCGACGATCTCGCCGCCGCCGGCTGGTCGCTCGAGCGGTTGAGTGATGCGTTTCAGTATGCCGGCACCATTGCCACCGACGCGGTGATGATCGTGCAAAACGGCCGCGAAGTGGCGAGCTGGGGCGACATCACACGGCGCTACAACTGCCACTCGATGCGCAAGAGCTTCCTGTCGGCGCTGATGGGACCTTACGTCGAGGACGGCACCATCGACCTGTCGCTGACGCTGGCGGCGCTCGATATCGACGACGTCGAGGGACTGACCGCCGTTGAGAAGCAAGCAACGGTCTACGATCTGCTGACCGCCCGCTCCGGCATCTATCATCCCGCCGGCTACGAGACGCCGTGGATGCGTTCGATCAAACCGCTGCGTCACTCGCAGGCGCCGGGCACCGAGTGGTGCTACAGCAACTGGGACTTCAACGCGCTCGGCACCATCTTCACGCAGCTTACCGGCCGCGATATCCACGAGGCGTTTCGCGACCGGATCGCGCAACCGCTCGGCATGGAGGACTTCCGCCATGACGACGTGCGCAAGGACGGCTGGCTGGTGCCCGACGCCTGCTCGCGGCACCCGGCCTATCCGTTCGCCATGTCGAGCCGCGACCTCGCCCGCTTCGGCCTGATGTTTCTGCGCGACGGCCGCTGGGGACCGCGGCAGGTGATCCCCGCCGACTGGGTGGCGACCTCGCTGCTGCCCTATTCCGACGCCGGCGCCCGCGGCGCCTATGGCTACATGTGGTGGCTGGCGCGCGCCGGCACCGGCTTTCCCGGCGTGGTGCAGCCGGAAGGCAGCTTTTCGGCGCAGGGCGCGGGCGGCCATGTCCTCGTGATGATTCCACCGCTCGATCTCGTCATCGTGCATCGCGTCGACACCGCCGTGCCCGGCCGCGCGGTCGACCTCTTTCAGTTCGGCAAACTGCTTCGCCTCATTCTCGATGCACGCCGCGCGGTCGTGCCGCGCTGA
- a CDS encoding ABC transporter ATP-binding protein — MMPSQTPARDRILEAVGLHVSFGAGLTSTVAVDDVSFVLARGEAYGLIGESGCGKSTILRTIAGLVDSYDGALLFGNKELPRKRDKDFSRRVQMVFQDPYGSLHPRKMVESVLAEPLAIHKFDNPRKRIDAVLEAVGLGPSFRFRYPHELSGGQRQRVAIARALVIEPEVLLLDEPTSALDVSVQAEILNLLKTLRRETGVTYFMVSHDIAVITHLCDRIAVMAEGRIIEEMTAADVRAGRAREPYTRTFLEASSGYVTAS; from the coding sequence ATGATGCCCTCACAGACACCTGCCAGGGATCGCATTCTCGAAGCGGTCGGCCTGCATGTCAGCTTCGGCGCCGGCCTCACATCCACCGTCGCCGTCGACGACGTCTCGTTCGTCCTTGCGCGTGGCGAGGCCTACGGGTTGATCGGCGAATCCGGCTGCGGCAAGTCGACGATCCTGCGCACCATCGCCGGATTGGTCGACAGCTACGACGGCGCGCTGCTGTTCGGCAACAAGGAATTGCCGCGCAAACGCGACAAGGACTTTTCCCGTCGGGTGCAGATGGTGTTCCAGGATCCCTACGGATCTCTGCATCCGCGCAAAATGGTGGAAAGCGTGCTGGCCGAACCACTGGCAATCCATAAGTTCGACAATCCGCGCAAGCGCATCGACGCGGTGCTGGAGGCGGTCGGCCTCGGCCCGTCCTTCCGGTTTCGTTATCCGCACGAACTGTCCGGCGGCCAGCGCCAGCGCGTGGCCATCGCTCGGGCGCTGGTGATCGAGCCGGAAGTGCTGCTGCTGGACGAGCCGACCTCGGCGCTCGACGTCTCCGTGCAGGCCGAGATTCTCAACCTGCTGAAGACGCTGCGCCGGGAAACCGGCGTCACCTATTTCATGGTCAGCCACGACATCGCGGTGATTACCCATCTGTGCGACCGCATCGCTGTGATGGCCGAGGGGCGCATCATTGAGGAGATGACTGCGGCCGACGTGCGCGCCGGCCGGGCCCGCGAGCCCTACACAAGAACATTCCTCGAAGCGAGTTCCGGCTATGTCACCGCGTCCTGA
- a CDS encoding ABC transporter ATP-binding protein translates to MVEPLLSVDDLNISFHGGRSVTHAVRGVSFTIGREKVGIVGESGSGKSQTGRALLRLAPKGAQITANALSFDGIDLLAASEPEMRKIRGRRISMILQDPKFSLNPLMRVGHQIVEAYRVHTSSNKAEARDKAMAMLEAVNIRNPTRVFELLPHEVSGGMGQRIMIAMMLILEPDLIIADEPTSALDVTVRRQVLTILDELVTRRGAGLMFISHDLNMVADFCDRVLVMYAGRIVEDIPARDLKHAEHPYTRALLDSLPRLDRPVDMLTVPKRDPAWLTGPTIRRASA, encoded by the coding sequence ATGGTTGAACCGCTGCTCAGCGTCGACGACCTCAACATCTCCTTTCACGGCGGCCGCAGCGTGACGCATGCGGTGCGCGGCGTGTCGTTCACCATCGGCCGCGAAAAGGTCGGCATCGTCGGCGAATCCGGATCGGGCAAATCGCAGACCGGTCGCGCGCTGTTGCGGCTGGCGCCGAAGGGCGCCCAGATCACCGCGAACGCGCTCAGCTTCGACGGCATCGACCTGCTCGCCGCCAGCGAGCCGGAGATGCGCAAGATCCGCGGCAGGCGCATCTCGATGATCCTGCAGGATCCGAAGTTTTCGCTGAACCCCTTGATGCGTGTCGGCCACCAGATCGTCGAGGCCTATCGCGTGCATACGTCGTCCAACAAGGCCGAGGCGCGCGACAAGGCGATGGCCATGCTGGAGGCGGTCAACATCCGCAATCCCACGCGCGTCTTCGAACTGCTGCCGCACGAGGTCTCGGGCGGCATGGGCCAGCGCATCATGATCGCGATGATGCTGATCCTCGAACCCGACCTGATCATCGCCGACGAGCCGACCTCGGCGCTCGACGTCACCGTGCGGCGTCAAGTGTTGACCATTCTCGACGAACTCGTCACCCGGCGCGGCGCCGGATTGATGTTCATCAGCCACGACCTGAACATGGTCGCAGATTTCTGCGACCGCGTTCTCGTCATGTATGCCGGACGCATCGTCGAAGACATTCCGGCGCGCGACCTGAAGCACGCCGAGCATCCCTATACGCGCGCGCTGCTCGACAGCCTGCCGCGCCTCGACCGGCCTGTGGACATGCTTACGGTGCCGAAGCGCGATCCCGCGTGGCTCACCGGTCCCACGATCCGGAGAGCATCCGCATGA
- a CDS encoding ABC transporter permease: protein MFGGTVIVLVTLLAIFAPLVATHDIFAQDLSIRLQKPSSVHWLGTDELGRDVYSRLVFGARITLYIAGLTAVIAAPIGLIVGTTAGYIGGWVDAVLMRIVDVFLAFPSLILALAFVAALGPGIENAIIAISLAAWPPIARLARAETLSIRKSDYIAAVRLQKASSFRIIFNHIMPMCIPSVIVRVTLNMAAIILTAAGLGFLGLGAQPPSPEWGTMLSAAREFIFTNGTIAAIPGTAILLVSLAFNLIGDGLRDMMDRRHG, encoded by the coding sequence ATGTTCGGTGGCACGGTCATCGTCCTCGTGACGCTGCTCGCCATCTTTGCGCCGCTGGTCGCCACGCACGATATCTTTGCGCAGGACCTGTCGATCCGACTGCAGAAGCCGTCGTCCGTGCACTGGCTCGGCACCGACGAACTCGGTCGCGACGTCTACAGCCGGCTGGTCTTTGGCGCACGCATTACGCTTTATATCGCGGGACTCACCGCGGTGATCGCGGCGCCGATCGGCCTGATCGTCGGCACCACGGCCGGCTATATCGGTGGCTGGGTCGATGCGGTGCTGATGCGCATCGTCGATGTGTTCCTGGCGTTTCCGAGCCTCATTCTGGCGCTGGCGTTTGTTGCAGCCCTCGGCCCGGGCATCGAGAACGCCATTATCGCCATTTCGCTCGCGGCCTGGCCGCCGATTGCCCGGCTGGCCCGCGCCGAAACGCTGTCGATCCGCAAGTCGGACTATATCGCCGCGGTGCGGCTGCAGAAGGCATCGAGTTTTCGCATCATCTTCAACCACATCATGCCGATGTGCATTCCCTCGGTCATCGTGCGCGTCACGTTGAACATGGCTGCGATCATCCTGACCGCCGCCGGTCTCGGCTTTCTCGGCCTCGGTGCCCAGCCACCAAGCCCCGAGTGGGGCACCATGCTGTCGGCGGCGCGCGAGTTCATCTTCACCAACGGAACCATCGCCGCCATCCCCGGCACCGCGATCCTGCTGGTGAGCCTCGCCTTCAACCTGATCGGCGACGGGTTGCGTGACATGATGGATCGTCGTCATGGTTGA
- a CDS encoding ABC transporter permease: MTDAASIASRQSRTSDRQRKLAALARSFGNRAVSVAATLLGLAALTFFIGHLLPLDPVIAVLGPNATHDAYVAMHKQLGLDQPLWKQFTVYLGHILQFDFGNALTTGRPVVTDIVRVFPATLELASVAIVIGTGIGIPAGVLSAMYRGSPLDHIVRFVGLLGYSTPHFWLGLMGLSLFYATLGWIGGPGRIDTMYELDLEPRTGFYLIDAALTGDWALFKDVFGHIVLPASILGFTALTYISRMTRSFMIEQLGQEYVVTARVKGLSWARTVWVHAFRNVAVQVVTVVALSYAFLLEGAVLTETVFAWPGFGRYLTNALLAGDMNAVVGCTILIGVIFIGINIVCDLLYRVFDPEPAEGPWQTMSPVPSRYRPGSGNRSRHRRGKHAHSSFGCHGGRFARIHRSCSVARSSSS, from the coding sequence ATGACCGATGCGGCCAGCATAGCGTCGCGCCAATCCCGGACCTCGGATCGCCAGCGCAAGCTGGCGGCGCTGGCCCGGTCGTTCGGCAATCGCGCGGTCTCGGTGGCGGCGACGCTGCTGGGACTGGCGGCGCTGACCTTCTTCATCGGCCACCTACTGCCGCTCGACCCGGTGATCGCCGTGCTCGGCCCCAACGCCACCCACGATGCCTATGTGGCCATGCACAAGCAGCTCGGCCTCGACCAGCCGCTGTGGAAACAGTTCACCGTCTACCTCGGCCATATCCTGCAGTTCGACTTCGGCAACGCGCTGACCACCGGCCGGCCTGTCGTCACCGACATCGTCCGGGTGTTTCCCGCCACCCTCGAACTGGCCAGCGTCGCCATCGTCATCGGCACCGGCATCGGCATTCCCGCCGGCGTGCTGTCGGCGATGTATCGCGGCTCGCCGCTCGATCACATCGTGCGCTTCGTCGGCCTGCTCGGCTATTCGACGCCGCATTTCTGGCTCGGCCTGATGGGCCTGTCGCTGTTCTACGCCACGCTCGGCTGGATCGGCGGCCCAGGCCGCATCGATACCATGTACGAACTCGACCTCGAGCCGCGCACCGGCTTCTACCTGATCGACGCCGCGCTGACCGGGGACTGGGCGCTGTTCAAGGACGTGTTCGGCCACATCGTGCTGCCGGCCTCGATCCTCGGCTTCACGGCGCTGACCTATATCAGCCGCATGACCCGCAGCTTCATGATCGAGCAGCTCGGGCAGGAATATGTGGTGACCGCTCGGGTCAAGGGACTGTCATGGGCGCGCACGGTCTGGGTCCACGCCTTCCGCAACGTCGCCGTGCAGGTCGTAACCGTCGTGGCGCTGTCCTATGCCTTCCTGCTGGAAGGCGCGGTACTGACGGAGACGGTGTTCGCGTGGCCCGGCTTCGGCCGCTACCTGACCAACGCGCTGCTCGCCGGCGACATGAACGCCGTGGTCGGCTGCACCATCCTGATCGGCGTGATCTTCATCGGCATCAACATCGTCTGTGACCTGCTGTACCGGGTCTTTGACCCCGAACCCGCTGAGGGACCATGGCAGACAATGTCACCCGTACCGTCTCGCTATCGGCCTGGCTCAGGGAACCGATCCCGACATCGTCGTGGCAAGCACGCGCACAGCAGCTTTGGCTGTCATGGCGGTCGCTTCGCTCGAATCCATCGGTCATGTTCGGTGGCACGGTCATCGTCCTCGTGA
- a CDS encoding ABC transporter substrate-binding protein codes for MQRVVKLGSGNATTLTEYGFTKDNVDQRITAPDDATVVLNFDKTYPSTLVLQAIAANRVSAVMDMKVLLANQLNGDMGNKYLATHTECIGPYRLAQWNASESVLLQANDNYWGVKPAIKRVLIKHVAEAGTQRLMLSQGDVDVARDLTPEDLKDFETSKDVVIAKVLKPQVFFWTFNTSEGPFGNEKVRLAMRYLIDYDGLAKTVMTNLGVPRASFAQIGAVGALDEKDGQPFKLDLDKAKALLTEAGYADGFSAKLIFGTLQHSAPLAQSVQQNAARVGVKLTLERMSNAQLFAKVRGRDYQSAMQAWQTSVPDAHGNASRLVYNPDNRAEAKLTQIPVWRTGFQSQELNAKVDAALLEADPAKRNALYADLQKEVMEKGPFAIMFQMYNIAAVRSDVKNWTWNGFRTYYAPVSK; via the coding sequence ATGCAGCGCGTGGTCAAGCTCGGCTCCGGCAACGCCACCACCCTGACCGAATACGGCTTCACCAAGGACAATGTCGACCAGCGCATCACCGCGCCGGACGATGCCACCGTGGTGCTGAACTTCGACAAGACCTATCCGAGCACTTTGGTGCTGCAGGCGATCGCCGCCAACCGCGTCTCCGCGGTCATGGACATGAAGGTGCTGCTGGCCAACCAGCTCAATGGCGACATGGGCAACAAGTACCTCGCCACCCACACCGAATGCATCGGGCCGTACCGCCTGGCGCAGTGGAATGCCAGCGAGTCCGTGCTGCTGCAGGCCAACGACAACTACTGGGGCGTCAAGCCGGCCATCAAGCGTGTGCTGATCAAGCATGTGGCCGAGGCCGGCACGCAACGGCTGATGCTCAGCCAAGGCGACGTCGACGTCGCGCGCGACCTGACGCCGGAGGATCTCAAGGACTTCGAGACCTCGAAAGACGTGGTCATCGCGAAAGTGCTGAAGCCGCAGGTGTTCTTCTGGACCTTCAACACCTCCGAGGGCCCGTTCGGCAACGAGAAGGTGCGGCTGGCGATGCGCTACCTGATCGATTACGACGGCCTCGCCAAGACGGTGATGACCAATCTCGGCGTGCCGCGCGCCAGTTTCGCCCAGATCGGCGCGGTCGGCGCCCTCGACGAAAAGGACGGCCAGCCGTTCAAGCTCGACCTCGACAAGGCCAAGGCGCTGCTGACCGAGGCGGGCTACGCCGATGGCTTCAGCGCCAAGCTGATCTTCGGTACCCTGCAGCATTCGGCGCCGCTGGCGCAGAGCGTCCAGCAGAATGCCGCGCGGGTCGGCGTCAAGCTGACGCTGGAGCGCATGTCCAACGCCCAGCTGTTCGCCAAGGTGCGCGGCCGCGATTACCAGAGCGCCATGCAGGCGTGGCAGACCAGCGTGCCGGATGCGCACGGCAATGCGTCGCGGCTGGTCTACAATCCTGACAACCGGGCGGAAGCCAAGCTGACCCAGATTCCAGTCTGGCGCACCGGCTTCCAGTCCCAGGAGCTGAACGCGAAGGTCGATGCCGCCCTGCTCGAGGCAGATCCGGCCAAGCGCAATGCGCTCTATGCCGACCTGCAGAAAGAAGTCATGGAGAAGGGGCCGTTCGCCATCATGTTCCAGATGTACAACATCGCGGCGGTGCGTAGCGACGTCAAGAACTGGACCTGGAACGGCTTCCGCACCTACTACGCTCCCGTCTCCAAGTAG
- a CDS encoding M20 family metallopeptidase produces the protein MQNSDQIWQLVDNHRPEFEALADRIWGMPEIAYTEYRSVSEHAEMLKGLGFRVKENLAGIPTAVLGEWGEGGPVIAILGEYDALPGLSQVAGIAEHKEVVPGGHGHGCGHNLLGSAAMLAATAIKDWLAATGTKGRVRYYGCPAEEGGAAKSFMVRAGEFDGVDIAITWHPASISRVDEALSLANTRMDFQFTGRASHAAAAPHLGRSALDAVELMNVGTNYMREHMPADARIHYAMLDSGGIAPNVVQASAKVRYAVRSRDLPGMFALNERVIKVAEGAALMTGTTMKMTVISAVSNKLGNTPLELAMHDAMERLGPVPFDAADRAFAAEIQKTLSDEDIESDYLRVGVPVRKDTPLCDFVVPFDSRGEPMIGSTDVADVSWVVPTVEARVATHAIGTPGHSWQIVAQGKSPAAHKGMVHAAKIMAATGIEALTDPTLIDRAQADIRERTSKVPYVCPIPPEVNPPLQPRPAGL, from the coding sequence ATGCAGAATTCCGATCAGATCTGGCAGCTTGTCGACAACCACCGGCCAGAATTCGAGGCGCTTGCGGACCGCATCTGGGGTATGCCGGAGATCGCCTACACCGAATATCGTTCGGTGTCCGAGCACGCCGAGATGCTGAAAGGTCTCGGTTTTCGGGTAAAGGAAAATCTCGCGGGCATCCCCACCGCCGTCTTGGGCGAGTGGGGCGAAGGCGGACCGGTCATCGCCATCCTCGGCGAATACGACGCCCTGCCCGGCCTCAGCCAGGTCGCCGGCATTGCCGAGCACAAGGAGGTGGTGCCCGGCGGTCACGGCCATGGCTGCGGTCACAATCTCCTTGGCTCTGCGGCGATGCTTGCGGCCACCGCGATCAAGGACTGGCTCGCCGCCACGGGCACCAAAGGCCGCGTGCGCTATTACGGCTGTCCCGCAGAAGAAGGCGGCGCGGCAAAATCATTCATGGTGCGGGCCGGCGAATTCGACGGCGTCGATATCGCGATCACGTGGCACCCGGCCTCCATTTCACGGGTCGATGAAGCGTTGTCGCTGGCCAACACCCGCATGGACTTCCAGTTCACTGGCCGCGCCAGCCACGCCGCGGCAGCACCTCATCTCGGCCGCTCCGCCCTCGACGCGGTCGAACTGATGAATGTCGGCACCAATTACATGCGTGAGCACATGCCCGCGGATGCCCGCATCCATTATGCGATGCTGGATTCCGGCGGCATCGCGCCCAACGTGGTGCAGGCCTCCGCCAAGGTGCGCTACGCCGTGCGCTCGCGCGATCTGCCCGGCATGTTCGCGCTCAACGAACGGGTGATCAAGGTCGCCGAAGGCGCCGCGCTGATGACCGGGACCACAATGAAGATGACCGTCATCAGCGCGGTCTCCAACAAGCTCGGCAACACGCCGCTCGAACTGGCCATGCACGACGCGATGGAACGACTCGGGCCGGTGCCGTTCGACGCTGCCGACAGAGCGTTTGCCGCCGAGATCCAGAAGACGCTGTCCGACGAGGACATCGAGAGCGACTACCTGCGCGTCGGCGTGCCTGTCCGCAAGGATACGCCGCTGTGCGATTTCGTCGTGCCGTTCGACTCCCGCGGCGAGCCGATGATCGGCTCAACCGACGTCGCCGATGTGAGCTGGGTGGTACCCACGGTGGAAGCCCGCGTCGCCACCCACGCGATCGGCACACCCGGCCATTCCTGGCAGATCGTCGCGCAGGGCAAGTCGCCGGCGGCGCATAAAGGCATGGTTCATGCAGCGAAGATCATGGCGGCGACCGGTATCGAAGCGCTGACCGACCCGACGCTGATCGACCGCGCCCAGGCCGATATCCGCGAACGGACGTCCAAGGTGCCTTACGTCTGCCCGATCCCGCCGGAGGTCAACCCGCCGCTGCAGCCGCGGCCCGCCGGCCTCTGA
- a CDS encoding flagellin: MAMRVATFAISQQMIAAALKTQSTMADQQMQEASGVVSSDFGGLGAKTQQVLNLQVSVTRSQSYIDAATQTDSKVQVMYSAVNSIADLTTQFRTLLTAATNAASTDAASVTQSAQDMLSAMTSLLNTQYSGSYLFGGSRTEQAPVDIASTTYPAATSPSTTDTSYYQGDSAVAAVRVSDSQVVSYGVTADNTAFEQIMRAMNLVANNSPLNTATLNEALNLSTSSISALGVVQTKISNAASSIEKASDAQTEFQSYAKTLGSSLTDVDVAAVTASLSTYQAQLTASYGAISKVQSLNLASYLH, from the coding sequence ATGGCCATGCGCGTCGCCACCTTCGCCATCAGCCAGCAGATGATCGCTGCCGCCCTGAAGACCCAGAGCACCATGGCCGATCAGCAGATGCAGGAAGCCTCCGGTGTCGTGTCGTCCGACTTCGGCGGGCTGGGCGCCAAGACCCAGCAGGTGCTCAACCTGCAGGTCTCGGTCACACGTTCGCAATCCTATATCGATGCCGCCACCCAGACTGACAGCAAGGTCCAGGTGATGTATTCGGCGGTCAACTCGATTGCCGACCTGACGACCCAGTTCCGCACCCTGCTTACCGCCGCGACCAATGCGGCCAGCACCGATGCCGCCAGCGTGACCCAGTCGGCGCAGGACATGCTTTCGGCGATGACTTCGCTGCTCAACACCCAATATAGCGGCAGCTATCTGTTCGGCGGCTCGCGCACCGAACAAGCACCGGTCGACATCGCCAGCACCACCTATCCGGCGGCCACTTCGCCATCGACGACAGACACCAGCTACTATCAGGGCGACAGCGCGGTCGCGGCAGTGCGGGTCTCCGACAGCCAGGTCGTGTCCTACGGGGTGACGGCCGACAACACCGCTTTCGAACAGATCATGCGGGCGATGAACCTGGTGGCGAACAATTCGCCGCTGAACACGGCGACGCTGAACGAGGCGCTGAACCTGTCCACCAGTTCGATCAGCGCGTTGGGGGTGGTGCAAACTAAAATATCGAACGCCGCGTCGTCGATCGAGAAGGCCAGCGATGCGCAGACAGAGTTCCAGTCCTACGCCAAGACCCTGGGCAGCAGCCTCACAGACGTCGACGTCGCGGCGGTGACAGCATCCCTATCGACCTACCAGGCGCAATTGACGGCGTCCTATGGGGCGATTTCCAAGGTGCAGAGCCTGAACCTGGCGAGCTACCTGCATTAA